From Mustelus asterias chromosome 5, sMusAst1.hap1.1, whole genome shotgun sequence, a single genomic window includes:
- the pex26 gene encoding peroxisome assembly protein 26, which produces MRGSALPEPRKLCDGPGQSGGPGLTAVLRAAERLQLQRDFPGALEASVRGLEQSGSSTLRSSSDVRFSLCIIGIQALAELNQWEQVLGWVLEIYEIPEKIPAKILQICIALYSKVGEPGRVHQTVEIWLKYCNSPSALGCGPGLVLEMYLLHVLLPLGLHAEAEEVILDTVLLTEQQRGTMLQVIENRRTQQMEQASVDSRSLIPAGCSQRRQPENSFFKVIQQVLALSTRCLHSIFLRKLFLAVFLAYLLIVRLDPASPAAISWLPSLRNIISQIWKTMFAPYNKARIGK; this is translated from the coding sequence ATGCGGGGTTCGGCGCTCCCGGAGCCGCGCAAATTGTGCGATGGCCCCGGGCAGTCGGGAGGCCCCGGATTGACTGCTGTGCTCCGGGCTGCGGAGAGACTGCAGCTGCAGAGAGATTTCCCGGGAGCTCTGGAGGCTTCAGTGCGAGGCCtggagcagagcgggagcagcACTCTCCGGAGCAGCAGCGATGTGAGGTTCTCCTTGTGCATCATTGGAATTCAGGCTCTAGCTGAACTGAACCAGTGGGAGCAGGTGTTGGGCTGGGTTCTTGAAATCTATGAGATCCCAGAGAAAATACCTGCCAAAATCCTCCAAATCTGCATCGCTCTGTACAGCAAGGTTGGAGAGCCAGGCCGCGTGCACCAAACAGTTGAAATCTGGCTGAAGTACTGCAATAGTCCGAGTGCCCTGGGCTGTGGTCCAGGGCTGGTGTTGGAGATGTATCTGCTGCATGTGCTGCTACCGCTTGGGCTTCATGCAGAAGCAGAAGAAGTGATTCTGGACACGGTATTGTTGACAGAGCAGCAGAGGGGAACAATGCTACAAGTCATAGAGAATAGGAGGACCCAGCAAATGGAGCAAGCGTCAGTGGACAGCAGGAGCCTCATCCCAGCAGGCTGTAGCCAGCGCAGACAGCCAGAAAACTCTTTCTTCAAAGTTATCCAGCAAGTCCTGGCCTTGTCCACTAGGTGTCTACATTCAATATTTCTTCGCAAGTTATTTTTGGCTGTGTTTTTAGCCTACCTGCTGATTGTCAGACTGGACCCTGCCTCTCCAGCAGCCATATCTTGGCTCCCCAGTCTCCGGAACATCATCAGTCAGATTTGGAAGACTATGTTTGCTCCCTACAACAAGGCAAGAATTGGCAAGTGA